Below is a window of Hydrogenimonas sp. SS33 DNA.
GAGCGCTTCGGTTTCAAAATGAAAGATTTCGAACTGATCGGCTTCCCCTACGCCATTGTGGTGGGTAAAAAACTCTCCGAAGGGCGGGTGGAGCTGGTCAGCCGGGAAAGCCTCGAAAAAGAGGAGCTCCCCATCGACGACGCCGTCGCCAGACTCATGGAAAAGCTGGGATGATCTATTTTCTCCTCTACCTTTTTCTGGAGATTTTCGTCTCCGTCGAAATCGCCTCGGTCATCGGCCCGTTCTGGACTTTTGTGGAGGTCGTCGTCAGCGCCATCGCGGGTTTACTTCTGTTAACCAACTTCCGTTATACTTTTTTCGAAAATATGAGGGCACTGAGCGAAGGCGACATTTCGCCGGAGACCTTCCAGAAGCAGAATATGGCAGCGCTCATAGGAGCGATTCTGCTCATCATCCCCGGTTTTTTGACCGATATCCTGGGCATTCTTCTGCAGTTCGGCGTTTTCGCCAATCTCATCGCCTCCAAGCTGGCAAGCCGGGGAAGAAAGCGCCACCCTCTCGACACCAATCCATTCCATGAAGGAGATACCGATGTCATCGATGTTGAAGTTATCGATCATCCTGACGATCGCAGGTAGCCTCGCGTTCGCCGGCGGCGACAGTGATGTACTGCGTTACGTCAAAGCGAAACTGTCCCACAACCCGGGGGTCAAGATCAACAGGGTCGAAGTGGCGGACAAACTGCCCATTCCCGGCATCAAAGGGTGGTCGGCCTATGTGATGGCACTGGATATCAACCTGACCCGCGGCAAACAGACGCGGCGCATCAAATTCGAAGATATTCTTTTCGTCAGCAAGAATCTCATCACCTCCGAGCTGGTTGACCGCAAGACAGGGCGGGATGTCCGCTCCATGATCCAGCCCAAACTGCCCGCAGATATTTACAGCCGGGACCATCTGCTCTACGGAAACCCGAATGCGAAGCACAAGATCATCGTCTTCTCCGATCCGCTATGCCCCTTCTGCCGCATGAGCGTGCCCGGCATACTAAAAGCGGCGAGAGAACATCCGGACGACATCGCCCTCTACTACTACCACCTGCCCCTGCTGGCGCTGCACCCTGCGTCCGGTACGCTGGTGCGGGTCATGGAGCTGGCCCAGAAAGAGGGCAAAACAGACGTGGTCGAGAAGATGTACAAAATCAAAATCGACCCCCAGCTGAAGGATGAGAAGAAGATTCTCGACATCGTCGCCAAGCAGACGGGCTACAGTGTGACGCCCGGACAGATACATCAGCCCTGGATCGAGAAAAAACTGGGCAAAGACCGCCTCACCGCACGAAAACTGCTGGTCTCCGGCACGCCGACCGTCTTTGCCGACGGCAAAAAGGATGTGACCAGAGAGCGCTACAAAACCTTTATAACAAAGAAATGAGATGGAAAAACTGATTATCGCGACCAGGGGAAGCCAACTGGCCATGTGGCAGGCGGAGTATGTCAAATCCGAACTCCAGAAGCGCTTTCCCGACATGGCCATTGAATTCAACGTCATCACCGCCACCGGGGACAAGATTCTCGACAAGCCGCTTGCACTTATCGGCGGCAAGGGGCTCTTCACCAAAGAGATCGAGGAGGTGATGCTCTCGGGCGGCGCCCATCTGGCGGTCCACAGCCTCAAGGATGTCCCCACCGAACTGCCGGAGGGGTTGAAACTGGCGGCTATTACCGAGCGCGACGACATCCGGGACTGTTTTCTCTCCCACAAATACAGAAACCTCGACGACCTTCCCGAAGGGGCGGTCGTGGGAACCACCAGCCTGCGGCGCCAGATGCAGCTCAAGTCCCTCCGGCCCGACCTGGTCATCAAAAACCTGCGGGGCAATGTCAACACCAGGTTACGCAAACTGGCCGAGGGGCAGTATGACGCCATCATTCTCGCCTATGTGGGAATGAAACGGCTGGGGCTTCTGGAGAGTGTCCCCTACCATGAACCCATCGACGACGATGTGATGATCCCCCCTTCCGGCCAGGCTTCGTTGGGTATCGAAATCATCGACGATCCGGAAGTGGCGAAGATCGCCGAAACCCTCAACGATCCCGACAGCGCTCTGGCGGCGAAAATCGAGCGCGATTTCGTGGCGCGCCTGGAGGGAAGTTGCCAGGTGCCCATCGCCGTCAATGCCAAAGTGGGGGAAAGAGAGGTCCTGGGCCGCGCCATGGTCGGCCTGCCTGACGGGTCCGAGATTCTGCGGGAAGAGATGGCCCTCCCCAAAGAGGAAGCGGAAAGCCTCGGCATCAAAATGGCCGACGTCATGATCGAAAACGGTGCGAAAGAGCTGCTTGAAAGAGCCGAAGCGATGGCCTTCAAAGAGGAGCGCTGCGAACGGCTCTGAATTGAAGCCGTACAAAGGATAGAGCCCGCGTTTCGGGCACGATCGTTGGAAAGGAAGGTGATGGCGGATCTGCAAAGCTGGCTGGAAAGGCTGAAGAGGGAAGGGCGTTTGAGGGTTATCGACGAACCGGTCGATGTGGAGCTGGAGATGGCGCACATCGCCTATGTGGAGGTGAAAAAACCCGACTCGAAGGTGCTTCTTTTCACCAGACCGGTCAACCGGGCGAAGGGGATCGAGTATCCGATGCCGGTGGTGATGAACGTGTTTGCCGATTTTTCGACGACCGAAAAGATTTTCGGACGCCATCCCGACGCCATCGCTGCCGAAATCGAGGAACTCCTGCATATGAAGCCGCCCCAGGGCTTCATGGAGAAGCTCTCCCTGCTTCCCAAACTTTTCGCCCTCAAAAACGTCTTTCCCAAACGCCTGAAACAGCGGGGTGGCTGCCAGCAGGTGGTCCATACCGGTGAGGCGGTGAACCTGGATGCGCTCCCCATCCTCAA
It encodes the following:
- a CDS encoding FxsA family protein, with amino-acid sequence MIYFLLYLFLEIFVSVEIASVIGPFWTFVEVVVSAIAGLLLLTNFRYTFFENMRALSEGDISPETFQKQNMAALIGAILLIIPGFLTDILGILLQFGVFANLIASKLASRGRKRHPLDTNPFHEGDTDVIDVEVIDHPDDRR
- a CDS encoding thioredoxin domain-containing protein; this encodes MSSMLKLSIILTIAGSLAFAGGDSDVLRYVKAKLSHNPGVKINRVEVADKLPIPGIKGWSAYVMALDINLTRGKQTRRIKFEDILFVSKNLITSELVDRKTGRDVRSMIQPKLPADIYSRDHLLYGNPNAKHKIIVFSDPLCPFCRMSVPGILKAAREHPDDIALYYYHLPLLALHPASGTLVRVMELAQKEGKTDVVEKMYKIKIDPQLKDEKKILDIVAKQTGYSVTPGQIHQPWIEKKLGKDRLTARKLLVSGTPTVFADGKKDVTRERYKTFITKK
- the hemC gene encoding hydroxymethylbilane synthase, producing MEKLIIATRGSQLAMWQAEYVKSELQKRFPDMAIEFNVITATGDKILDKPLALIGGKGLFTKEIEEVMLSGGAHLAVHSLKDVPTELPEGLKLAAITERDDIRDCFLSHKYRNLDDLPEGAVVGTTSLRRQMQLKSLRPDLVIKNLRGNVNTRLRKLAEGQYDAIILAYVGMKRLGLLESVPYHEPIDDDVMIPPSGQASLGIEIIDDPEVAKIAETLNDPDSALAAKIERDFVARLEGSCQVPIAVNAKVGEREVLGRAMVGLPDGSEILREEMALPKEEAESLGIKMADVMIENGAKELLERAEAMAFKEERCERL